Genomic DNA from Comamonas antarctica:
GGCCAACCTGCTGGTCTACAAGTTCCGCCAGCAGTACGGCATGCGCCTGTTCACCGAGATCAGCCTGGGTCTGTATGCGCTGCTGTGCCTGCTGCACCTGGTGCTGGGCAGCGCGCAGAGCCTGCTGTGGCTGCGCGGCGCGAGCGGCCTGGCCGCGGCTGCCTGCACCTCGCTGGCCACGCTCTACATGCTGCAGTCGATGCCGCGCGTCTACGTGCTGAAGATGCTGGTGATCGGGGTCGGCGTGAGCCAGCTGGCGACGCCGCTGGCCTGGCTGCTGTCGCCCCGCCTGCTCGACCACGGCCAGTGGCACAACCTCTATTGGTTCGAGGCCGGGTTGGCATTGATGTCGTTTGCCGCGGTGGTGCTGCTCAAGCTGCCCGCGGGCATGCAGTTCAAGGCCTTCGAGAAGCGCGATTTCATCAGCATCGGGCTGCTGGTGCCGGGCATCGGGCTGCTGGTCGCGGTGCTGGTGCAGGGCACGACGCGCTGGTGGTTCAACGCGCCCGAGCTGGCCTGGATGCTGATCGGCGCGATGCTGCTGCTGGGCGCGGGGCTTTATTTCGAGCACCACCGCAGCAACCCGCTGCTGCACACGCGCTGGTTCACGCAGGGCGCGACCATCCGTTTCGTGATCGGCGCCATCGTGCTGCGCTTTCTCACCACGGAGCAGAGCTATGGCGTGGTCGGCATGATGCGCACGCTGGGCATGGCGCCCGACCAGATGCAGCCGCTGTTCGGCGTGATCCTGGCGGGCATGGTGCTGGGCATGCTGCTGTCGGCGCTGAGCTTCGATCTCGAGCACGCGGGCAAGCAACTGCTCGCGGCGCTGGTGCTGCTGGGCGTCGCCACCTGGCTTGACTTCGGCCGCACCAGCCTCGACCGGCCCGCGGACTTCTTCCTGAGCCAGTTCCTGCTGGCCGTCGGCTCCGGCATCTTCATGGGACCGCTGATGCTGCAGGGCATCGTGCAGGGCCTGAAGAACGGCCCCAGCCACATGCTCACGGCCATCATCACCATCTCCATGACCCAGGCGCTGGGCGGCATTGCCGGCTCGGCGCTGCTGGGCACCTACCAGATCCACCGCGCGCAGGTCTACTCGGTGGCGCTGACGCAGCAGATCAACCCGGCCGACCCGCAGGTCGCGCAGCGGCTGCAATTGCAGCAGCAGGCGCTGGCCGGCCAGATCACCGACCCCGCGCTGCGCGCCGCGCAGGCCGCGGCCCAGCTGGGCCAGGTGGTGCGCCGCGAGGCGCAGGTGCGCGCCTGGAACGACGTGTTCCGCGTGGTGGCGATGGTGGCGTTTGCCTATCTGGCCTGGTCGCTGTTCGAGGCCGCGCGCGCGCGCCGCGCCAGCCGCCTCGAGGCGGTGCGCAATGCCCAGCGCACGGCCGACACCACGCCCGAAGTCGGCACCGACGGCGCCACCGAGCCCGAACCCGAGGCCGACGACGAGGCGCCGGCGCGCCCACCCGCCACCACCGGCTGAACCACCGCTTCCCCCGCTTTCCGCTCCACCATAAAGATCCAACACCATGAGCGCTCCCGCCACTCCCACTCCAACACCCGCAGCTCCTGCCGCCCCCGCACCAGCCGCCGCGGCACCGGCCGCCGCGGCACCGGCCGCCGCGGCACCGGCCGCCGACCCCTCGCCCACGCCCAAGAAGGAGCGCCCTTCGCTGCGCAGCGCGCTGCTGATGGCGGCGCTGGGCGCGGTGGGCATCGTGCTGGTGCTGCGCGCCTGGAATGTCGGCCCGTTCGAGACCAGCGACATCTCGACCGACAACGCCTATGTGCGCGGCCAGGTCACGGTGCTCGCGCCCCAGGTCAACGGCTATGTGACCGAAGTGCTGGTGCATGACTACGAGCATGTGAAGACCGGCCAGCCGCTGGTGCGCATCGATACCCGCAGCTATGCCGCGGCGCTGGCCCAGGCCCAGGCGCAGCTCGCCAGTGCGCGCGCGCAACTGGCCAACTCCACGCAGACCCAGTCGCAGAACCAGGCCGGCATGCAGGTGCGCGAGGCCACGCTGGCCGCCGCGCGCGCCGAGTCCGAGCGTGCGCGCGCCGAGCTGCAGCGCGTCGAGGACCTGGCCGCGCGCGGCTCGGTCTCGCTCAACGAGCGCGACAAGGTGCGCGCCACCGCGCGCCTGGCCGCGGCCAATGTCGAGAAGGCCCAGGCCGACATTGCCATCGGCCGCGAAGGCATCAAGGCCACCACCGTCAACCGCGGCGCGCTCGAGGCCGCGGTGCAGATGGCCGAGGCCCAGGTGCGCCAGGCGCAGATCAACCTGGACAACACCACGGTGCACGCACCCAGCGACGGCCAGGCCAGCGAGGTGTCGGTGCGCCAGGGCCAGTACGTGGCCGCGGGCAGCCAACTGCTGTATGTGGTGCCGGCGCAGCTGTGGGTCGTGGCCAACTTCAAGGAAACCCAGACCGCGCGGGTGCGCATCGGCCAGCCCGCGCGCTTCACCGTCGACGGCCTCGACGGCGCGGCATTCACCGGCAAGGTGCTGGAGATCGCGCCGGCCACGGGCTCGGAGTTCAGCGTGCTCAAGGCCGACAACGCCACCGGCAACTTCACCAAGGTCGTGCAGCGCCTGCCGGTGAAGATCGCCATCGACCCGGACCAGCCGCTGGCCGCGCGCCTGCGCCCGGGCATGTCGGTGATCGCGCATGTCGACACCGCGGGAGCCCAGCCATGAAGCGCGTGCATTGCGGCGCATCGGCGCTGCTGGCGGCGGCGCTGCTCTCAGGCTGCGCGGCACTGGCGCCCAACCCTCCGGTTCAGGTCGCGCCGCTGGAGTTGCCCGCGCAGTGGAGCACGCCTGCGGCAACGGCGGCCGTCGACACGGACGCCGCGAAGATTGCCGCCGACTGGTGGACCCAGCTTGGCGATCCCGAACTCGACCGCCTGGTGGCGCTGGCGCTGGCGCAGAACAATGACCTGCAGACCGCGCTGGCACGCGTGCGCGAAGCCCAGGCGCAGCTCGACGCCGCGGGCGCGGCCGGCACGCCCCAGCTCAACGCCACGCTGGGCGCGCAGTCCGGGCGCAGCCTGGGCGCGTTCGGTCCCACGCACACGCGCTCGGTGCAGCCCGGCCTGCAAGCCAGCTGGGAGCTCGATGTCTGGGGCCGGCTGGCGCAGCTGAACCAGGCCGCGGACGCGCGCCTGCAGGCCAGCCAGGCCGACCGCGATGCGGTCGCGCTCAACGTCGCCGCGACCACGGTGCAGGCCTATGTCGGCTTGCGCGCGCTCGAAGCGCAACTGGCCATCAGCGAGTCCACGGTCACGGCGCGCCAGCAGGCGCTGGACCTGGCGCTGGACCAGGTGCGCGTGGGCTATATCTCGCAGCTGCAGCAGACCCAGGCGCGCGCCGAGCTGGCTTCGGTGCAGCAGCAGGTGGAGCAGCTGCGCGCGCAGATCGACCGGCAGCGCAACACGCTGCACCTGCTGCTGGGCCAGGCCGGCGGCGCGCTGCCCGCGCCCGGCATGCGCCTGCAGGCGCTGCAACTGCCGCCCGTGCCCGCAAGCCTGCCCTCGCAACTGCTCGAGCGCCGCCCCGACATCGCGCGCGCCGCCGCGCTGCTGGCCGCGAGCGACCACCAGCTGCAGGCCCAGCGCGCGGCCTTCCTGCCGCAGGTGAACCTGAGCGCCAGCGTCGGCAGCCTGTTGGTCAATGCGCTTTCATACAACCCGCTCACGGTCTGGAACCTGGGCGGCAGCCTGCTCGCGCCGCTGTTCGATGCGGGCCGGCTGCAGGCCCAGGCCGATGCGGCCAGCGCCCAGCGCGACCAGGCCGCGCTGGCCTACCGCGGCGCGGTGCTGTCGGCGTTTGCCGATACCGAGAACGCGCTGACCGGCACGGCTCGCCTGGCCGAACAGACGCGCTTCGCGGTCGAGCGCCGCGATGTGCTCCAGCAAAGCCTGGTCTATGCGCATGACCGCTACCAGGCCGGCTATGCCAGCTACCTCGAGGAACTCGATGCGCAGCGCAATCTGTTTTCCGCCGAACTGGAGGTGGTGCGGCTGCACCAGGCCGAATTGGACAACCGGGTGCAGTTGTACAAGGCGCTCGGGGGCGGCTGGAGGTAAGCCTGCTTAGAGGCGCTAACTCGACCCGGCAAATCGAAGATTTGCGGTAGGTGCGAGGCGCGGCCGGCGAGGCGCGGTCGGCGAGGCGCGGCCGGCTAGGTGTGGCCGGCGAGGCGTGGCCGGCTAGGTGCGGCCGGCTAGGCGCGTTGCCGCAGGCAGTGCGAATAGCACGACAAGGCAACG
This window encodes:
- a CDS encoding MFS transporter; translation: MAETVYLRRPPDWEEHEKPALPGSPAMLMHSPLERVCYALVAILVGLTGGLGNALFTVNLPTIQGQMGLTPTEAAWLTGTYVTFSMTANLLVYKFRQQYGMRLFTEISLGLYALLCLLHLVLGSAQSLLWLRGASGLAAAACTSLATLYMLQSMPRVYVLKMLVIGVGVSQLATPLAWLLSPRLLDHGQWHNLYWFEAGLALMSFAAVVLLKLPAGMQFKAFEKRDFISIGLLVPGIGLLVAVLVQGTTRWWFNAPELAWMLIGAMLLLGAGLYFEHHRSNPLLHTRWFTQGATIRFVIGAIVLRFLTTEQSYGVVGMMRTLGMAPDQMQPLFGVILAGMVLGMLLSALSFDLEHAGKQLLAALVLLGVATWLDFGRTSLDRPADFFLSQFLLAVGSGIFMGPLMLQGIVQGLKNGPSHMLTAIITISMTQALGGIAGSALLGTYQIHRAQVYSVALTQQINPADPQVAQRLQLQQQALAGQITDPALRAAQAAAQLGQVVRREAQVRAWNDVFRVVAMVAFAYLAWSLFEAARARRASRLEAVRNAQRTADTTPEVGTDGATEPEPEADDEAPARPPATTG
- a CDS encoding efflux transporter outer membrane subunit gives rise to the protein MKRVHCGASALLAAALLSGCAALAPNPPVQVAPLELPAQWSTPAATAAVDTDAAKIAADWWTQLGDPELDRLVALALAQNNDLQTALARVREAQAQLDAAGAAGTPQLNATLGAQSGRSLGAFGPTHTRSVQPGLQASWELDVWGRLAQLNQAADARLQASQADRDAVALNVAATTVQAYVGLRALEAQLAISESTVTARQQALDLALDQVRVGYISQLQQTQARAELASVQQQVEQLRAQIDRQRNTLHLLLGQAGGALPAPGMRLQALQLPPVPASLPSQLLERRPDIARAAALLAASDHQLQAQRAAFLPQVNLSASVGSLLVNALSYNPLTVWNLGGSLLAPLFDAGRLQAQADAASAQRDQAALAYRGAVLSAFADTENALTGTARLAEQTRFAVERRDVLQQSLVYAHDRYQAGYASYLEELDAQRNLFSAELEVVRLHQAELDNRVQLYKALGGGWR
- a CDS encoding HlyD family secretion protein codes for the protein MSAPATPTPTPAAPAAPAPAAAAPAAAAPAAAAPAADPSPTPKKERPSLRSALLMAALGAVGIVLVLRAWNVGPFETSDISTDNAYVRGQVTVLAPQVNGYVTEVLVHDYEHVKTGQPLVRIDTRSYAAALAQAQAQLASARAQLANSTQTQSQNQAGMQVREATLAAARAESERARAELQRVEDLAARGSVSLNERDKVRATARLAAANVEKAQADIAIGREGIKATTVNRGALEAAVQMAEAQVRQAQINLDNTTVHAPSDGQASEVSVRQGQYVAAGSQLLYVVPAQLWVVANFKETQTARVRIGQPARFTVDGLDGAAFTGKVLEIAPATGSEFSVLKADNATGNFTKVVQRLPVKIAIDPDQPLAARLRPGMSVIAHVDTAGAQP